A stretch of Komagataella phaffii GS115 chromosome 2, complete sequence DNA encodes these proteins:
- a CDS encoding DNA Polymerase phi, which translates to MKVIDRETNEKGSRSLGDDVMMTSNDSEAIRNDGMETSEAESFSPEKPLDTEELSLRHTKHSFFDSHLKATRADLGKKAIITLIILLLFMFSVFSIYWGSMYERNTRLVNLQFAVILEDDTENNYISNLVNETVHSGNFPRLATWNVFTHEQYLNGEDGDAYEKLETDIYHENYWAGIYVNNTATSQLIAAYQNGDSSFNTTATLLFTIYETGRDLTGISQYVLPTLLRLQEEVTIRTAEAVNRPIVENHISNVTQQEALIESGLLFKQLSFNTIDRRPSSSSVIQAPQQVGLIFMIIITFFQFAFFGPVHGAAAQVLKPSHYLVYRAIFSQVVYLFLSLAYSLITRAFQVDLNKAFSGGLGVYWMCNYLTMAAVGGANENVAIIATAFFPPLMAIWLMTWVILNISATFSPIILCPGVFKITYALPVYNSYSIARVVLFNTWKGNLGKHFGILVAWIVVNNVILPLVLTAAGKKMKKNSPATN; encoded by the coding sequence ATGAAGGTTATCGATCGAGAGACAAACGAAAAAGGAAGTAGGAGTCTTGGGGATGACGTTATGATGACTAGCAATGACTCTGAGGCTATCAGGAACGATGGTATGGAAACTAGTGAGGCTGAAAGCTTCTCTCCAGAAAAGCCTTTAGATACGGAAGAGCTGTCACTAAGGCACACCAAGcattctttctttgattctcaCCTAAAAGCTACCAGGGCAGATCTTGGTAAAAAAGCAATCATAACACTGATCATTTTGCTACTATTCATGTTTTCCGTGTTCTCCATTTATTGGGGTTCGATGTATGAACGAAATACAAGATTGGTGAACCTGCAATTTGCTGTGATCTTGGAAGATGACACAGAAAACAATTACATCAGCAATTTGGTCAACGAAACTGTTCATTCTGGAAATTTTCCTCGGCTAGCTACCTGGAATGTTTTTACGCATGAACAATACTTGAATGGGGAAGATGGAGATGCATACGAGAAGTTGGAAACCGATATTTATCATGAAAATTATTGGGCTGGAATTTATGTTAACAACACTGCAACAAGCCAGTTGATCGCCGCTTACCAAAACGGagattcatctttcaaCACCACTGCAACACTACTGTTTACCATATACGAAACTGGAAGAGATTTGACAGGAATCTCCCAATATGTGTTGCCAACTTTGTTGAGATTACAGGAGGAGGTGACAATTCGAACCGCAGAGGCTGTCAACAGACCTATTGTAGAAAACCACATCTCAAACGTTACGCAACAGGAAGCTCTGATTGAGTCTGGTTTGCTCTTCAAACAGCTGAGCTTCAACACGATTGATAGAAGACCATCGTCGTCATCTGTTATTCAAGCACCACAACAAGTCGGTCTCATTTTCATGATCATAATCACATTTTTCCAGTTTGCATTCTTCGGTCCAGTTCATGGTGCAGCTGCACAAGTTTTGAAACCTTCACACTATCTCGTATACCGAGCCATATTCTCTCAGGTGGTTTATCTGTTTTTGAGTCTGGCCTACTCTTTGATTACGAGAGCCTTCCAAGTCGACCTAAACAAAGCATTCAGCGGGGGATTGGGAGTCTATTGGATGTGCAATTATTTGACCATGGCTGCTGTTGGTGGTGCCAATGAGAATGTGGCTATTATCGCAACAGCGTTTTTCCCACCATTGATGGCTATCTGGCTGATGACTTGGGTgattttgaacatttcaGCTACTTTTTCACCAATTATTTTGTGTCCTGGTGTCTTCAAGATCACTTACGCACTTCCCGTTTACAACTCATACTCTATTGCCAGAGTAGTTTTGTTCAACACCTGGAAGGGCAACCTTGGAAAACACTTTGGTATTTTAGTTGCCTGGATAGTTGTGAACAATGTCATTCTCCCATTAGTATTGACAGCAgctggaaagaaaatgaagaagaattcACCAGCAACCAATTGA
- a CDS encoding Mitochondrial inner membrane half-type ATP-binding cassette (ABC) transporter, producing the protein MLSRLLLPRTLLLANRRIGASSFGRRGVLNGGISFSVLKPDRVCRPQRVIFQQRFFGKTSTNRDSQEKSPTSISKQIHESKVEPVKRKDEIAPVKKELAPQKETKSWKELTRLLFLAKRDIKLFSLAVILLFTSAAIMMSLPRITGQVLDATRKFPSIGDIEIFGLGLNYFLMTMMGLLLVSTACTFGRIIILRVLGERLVARLRSNIMKKTLTQDAEFFDIHKVGDLISRFSGDAYVVSRSITQNLSDGVKHSIVGVSGITMMILLSSKLSIVILGFAPPLMIGSYIYGKKIRKISRELQQATGSLTKIAEEQLNSIKTIQSFTGETKELSRYNSQIRNVFKIGFTEAKTNATFFASTDVVGNGTFLMTLGYGTYLVMGGEMTVGDLTAFMMYTEYAGSAVFGLASFYSELMKGAGAASRLFELIDREPKIKNSVGEQIKSAKGNIEFKDLSFSYPTRPKNLIFDKISFKIAQGSNVCIVGPSGRGKSTITSLLLRFYNPSSGQILLDGQDITKFSVHSLRTLLGVVQQEPILISGTVAENIRYGLPKSVHVTDEMIIEAAKRANCHEFITKFTEGYNTNIGPRGSLLSGGQKQRIAIARALIKNPVILILDEATSALDSKSELAVNNTLTKLMRDQQLTTISIAHRLSTIERADFVLVLGYDGKLAEHGRFHDLYSNKDSSLYRLLHERQEEIPEDDQPTAQESEPDSISEEESETRNEILAEEEAEMEALQLKDELSIQQPEVIHDHRKEDNDIKR; encoded by the coding sequence ATGCTTTCCCGATTATTACTCCCCAGAACCCTCCTTCTAGCCAATAGGAGAATTGGAGCAAGTAGCTTTGGTAGACGGGGTGTTTTGAATGGAGGcatttctttctctgtATTGAAACCTGATCGGGTATGCCGACCCCAGAGAGTCAtatttcaacaaagattttttggaaaaacGTCGACGAATAGAGACAGTCAGGAAAAATCTCCCACATCTATTTCCAAACAGATTCATGAATCAAAAGTAGAGCCAGTGAAACGAAAGGATGAGATTGCGCCCGTCAAAAAGGAGTTGGCACCCCAGAAAGAGACTAAGAGCTGGAAAGAGTTAACTCGACTCCTATTTCTTGCAAAGAGAGACATCAAGCTTTTTTCTCTGGCAGTTATTTTACTTTTTACGAGTGCAGCCATAATGATGAGCTTACCCAGGATCACAGGTCAAGTGTTGGATGCGACTAGAAAGTTTCCAAGTATAGGTGATATCGAGATATTCGGACTGGGTTTAAACTATTTCCTCATGACCATGATGGGGCTCCTTCTTGTTAGCACCGCCTGTACTTTCGGCCGTATCATCATACTGCGGGTCCTAGGTGAAAGACTAGTTGCCAGGCTGAGGTCAAACATCATGAAAAAGACACTAACGCAGGACGCagaattctttgatatACATAAAGTTGGTGATTTGATATCCAGATTTAGCGGCGATGCTTACGTGGTCAGTAGAAGTATTACACAAAACTTAAGTGATGGTGTTAAGCACTCGATTGTGGGAGTTTCAGGAATAACCATGATGATCTTGTTATCCTCAAAGTTGTCGATTGTGATTCTTGGATTTGCTCCACCTTTAATGATTGGATCGTACATTTATGGTAAGAAAATCCGAAAAATATCCAGAGAGTTGCAACAGGCCACTGGTTCACTGACCAAAATTGCAGAAGAACAGCTTAACAGCATTAAAACTATTCAATCATTCACAGGGGAAACAAAAGAACTTAGCAGATATAATTCCCAAATTCGAAATGTGTTTAAGATTGGATTTACAGAAGCTAAGACAAATGCCACTTTTTTTGCTTCGACTGATGTTGTTGGCAATGGAACTTTCCTTATGACCTTAGGTTATGGAACATACTTGGTCATGGGTGGTGAGATGACTGTTGGTGACTTGACAGCTTTCATGATGTATACCGAGTATGCTGGTAGTGCCGTGTTTGGATTAGCTAGCTTTTATTCTGAATTAATGAAAGGAGCAGGTGCTGCATCTAGATTGTTTGAGCTTATAGACAGAGAACCAAAAATTAAAAACAGTGTCGGTGAGCAAATTAAGTCTGCCAAAGGAAACATTgagttcaaagatctttcatTCTCATACCCAACAAGACCCAAAAATCtaatttttgataagatttcattcaaaattgcACAAGGTTCCAACGTGTGTATTGTGGGCCCATCTGGAAGAGGGAAATCAACGATTACATCGCTCCTTCTGAGATTTTACAACCCTTCCAGTGGCCAAATTCTTCTGGATGGTCAGGACATTACCAAATTTAGTGTCCACTCACTACGAACTTTACTAGGCGTGGTGCAACAAGAACCAATATTGATATCAGGTACTGTAGCTGAGAACATCAGATACGGACTACCCAAATCAGTCCATGTGACTGACGAAATGATCATTGAGGCTGCCAAGAGAGCAAATTGTCACGAATTCATAACGAAGTTTACCGAAGGATATAATACCAACATCGGACCTAGAGGATCGCTCTTATCAGGTGGACAAAAACAACGTATTGCTATTGCCAGAGCTCTTATCAAGAATCCAGTTATATTAATTTTAGATGAAGCTACATCGGCTTTGGATTCCAAATCGGAGCTGGCAGTTAACAATACTCTAACAAAGCTGATGAGAGATCAGCAATTGACAACTATTTCCATAGCTCATAGACTATCCACGATCGAGAGGGCTGATTTCGTGCTAGTCTTGGGATATGATGGAAAATTGGCGGAACATGGCCGATTCCATGACTTGTATTCCAACAAGGATTCGAGTCTTTATAGACTTCTCCATGAGAGACAAGAAGAGATTCCCGAAGATGATCAACCTACAGCGCAAGAGTCTGAGCCTGACTCtatttcagaagaagagtctGAGACGCGAAACGAAATCCTTgctgaggaagaagcaGAAATGGAAGCTTTGCAGCTAAAAGATGAGCTTTCGATACAACAACCAGAAGTTATTCATGACCATCGCAAGGAAGATAACGACATCAAACGTtag
- a CDS encoding Essential 18S rRNA dimethylase (dimethyladenosine transferase): MAKAEKKSFSNGSNSKGLSLNGPKQVAATNSVFKFNTQLGQHILKNPLVAQGIVDKANIRPSDTVLEVGPGTGNLTMRILQKARKVIASEMDPRMAAELTKRVQGKPEQKKLDIILGDFIKQDLPYFDICISNTPYQISSPLVFKLLNQPKPPRVAILMFQREFALRLLARPGDSLYCRLSVNVQMWANVTHIMKVGRNNFRPPPQVESSVVRIEVKNPRPNIDFNEWDGLLRICFVRKNRTISAGFKNKSVIEILEKNYKTYLATIAAENNQMFVEEPDNNMTDLIKEKVNLVLDQTGFSDQRAGKLDQVDFLKLLYAFHKVGIHFA; this comes from the coding sequence ATGGCCAAAGCTGAGAAgaaatcattttcaaacgGCAGCAACTCAAAAGGGCTTTCGTTGAATGGCCCAAAACAGGTAGCCGCCACTAATAGTGtgttcaaattcaacacCCAGTTAGGACAGCATATTCTTAAGAATCCTTTGGTTGCCCAAGGAATCGTAGACAAAGCAAATATAAGACCTTCTGACACAGTGCTTGAAGTTGGTCCAGGTACCGGTAATCTTACTATGAGAATTTTACAAAAGGCTAGAAAAGTTATTGCATCCGAAATGGACCCACGAATGGCAGCAGAGCTCACCAAGAGAGTTCAAGGAAAACCAGAACAGAAAAAACTAGACATAATACTTGGCGACTTCATAAAGCAGGATTTGCCCTACTTTGATATTTGTATCTCTAACACTCCTTATCAGATTAGTTCTCCTTTGGTattcaagttgttgaatCAGCCAAAACCTCCAAGAGTGGCCATCCTGatgtttcaaagagaatttGCATTGAGACTGTTAGCAAGACCTGGTGATTCATTATACTGCAGGCTTAGTGTTAATGTACAGATGTGGGCTAACGTGACTCACATAATGAAAGTTGGTAGAAACAATTTTAGACCCCCTCCACAGGTCGAGTCTTCTGTTGTACGTATTGAGGTTAAGAACCCAAGACCTAACATCGATTTCAATGAATGGGATGGACTTTTGAGAATCTGTTTCGTTAGGAAGAATAGAACAATCTCTGCTGGCTTTAAGAATAAGTCTgtgattgaaattttagaaaaaaattacaaAACTTACCTTGCTACGATAGCTGCTGAGAACAACCAGATGTTTGTGGAGGAGCCAGATAACAACATGACTGACCTGATCAAGGAAAAAGTCAATCTAGTTCTCGACCAGACAGGATTTTCGGATCAAAGAGCTGGAAAATTGGATCAAGtggatttcttgaagttgttgtACGCTTTCCACAAGGTGGGAATACATTTTGCATAG
- a CDS encoding Nuclear pore protein involved in nuclear export of pre-tRNA has translation MDRQLTQAVEIALSGTSDQRLQQEAIDFINKIKTSDEGWQHCGNLLTSNFELDQQTKFFIFQVFDEKIQALNNDQLLILKDFLIMYLTHMLENGIIEPVYLRNKLAKSFGLLFVYSYLTVYPEFLRDLLQTTKDGNHLAMDYYLRILLVIHQEIGDNLIIRERSSVEHNNKLKDQIRANDMLALTLSWKNILQRYSTPKTSTTDPRDQLQGEILHNSLSAISGFISWIEIGLIMEQEFLGLIFQTLETSDQQLQIGVLNCLNEIISKKMPPLKKLELLNLLNITNTINNLKFEGLSVDLMEAVTKLINTVGEELIRILDSSSIEELQNQQFKNVTCAKLVELLPLVCELLGHDYDDVSVKIFSFIANYLLFLKKNITNNAVDFQVLSSDEILATLLKKIIEKMKIDEDDDGDDDEAMESFKEVRNKLKNFQESILMLNETLALDIITNVINQSLFSAIEASNITVDWRNIELGLFELNSYNELLRNNVMNLPKTMINNSQPYYVFNEMLCKVINHSPKVLVNHQLIQLSFFELILKNYSFFINTHIQVENQDKNELLLKVLKIFLSNFGVFNDIGKVKYRTWFVFYRFIKLTNPRVPDPTLEDLINTLLPLLDLQRSLNELISQPACQGNYDIDLSSLQEDSIEHRLYLFEAVGLLISFIDETNVEFKIKMIELVLQPLFSIVESCINNCSSADSNKLIVVHAHHALMSISSVVKGFETSITYEKNVKVEEEKIISNLQQISEVILITLENFIHYPIIREASRVTIVRLFLILVKKPSLTQDTIDAIFRKFLEVIMNQFDELQTTEVTDFFHFITQVGHYCAGFENIYSILNSLLAPLYNKVLERLKLLEQEGDKDPHLVREKKELKKSLVSFFISISNNHLTSILVTYENKSLLNDLINRLLNYSMDLSDSALCKLAIGELGCLVENIGTGRVTDAQDIGIKANNAFENVDDLLIQNTIVLVFELLFKSPQVDTKDAQFRLIVTEITRLLRKLVVMGVEQPPQTQKDSQGNNITPLKPNEAVLQNLQGFMANNMQFPINVVTDLLQKLISQQERHFSKYLLQLVIDYRGT, from the exons ATGGATCGACAACTTACCCAAGCTGTAGAAATAGCGTTGAGTGGGACATCTGATCAAAGATTACAGCAAGAG GCtattgatttcatcaacaagATCAAAACTTCCGATGAAGGGTGGCAACATTGTGGGAACCTATTAACTAGTAATTTTGAGCTTGATCAACAAacaaagtttttcatttttcaagtatttgATGAGAAAATACAAGCATTGAATAATGATCAACTGCTAATACTGAAGGACTTCCTAATTATGTATCTGACTCATATGTTGGAAAATGGTATTATTGAACCTGTATATCTCAGAAACAAACTAGCCAAATCTTTTGGTCTGTTGTTTGTCTACTCTTATCTTACTGTATATCCGGAATTCCTCAGAGATCTCCTTCAGACAACGAAGGATGGGAACCACTTAGCAATGGATTACTATCTCCGAATCCTGCTAGTTATCCATCAAGAAATTGGTGACAATCTGATTATTAGAGAAAGATCAAGCGTGGAACACAATAACAAACTGAAAGACCAAATAAGGGCGAACGATATGTTGGCTTTGACACTCTCATGGAAAAACATACTACAGCGTTACTCAACTCCAAAGACAAGCACAACTGATCCTAGGGATCAATTACAAGGAGAAATATTACACAACAGTTTGTCTGCCATAAGTGGTTTCATATCCTGGATTGAGATAGGTTTAATCATGGAACAAGAATTCCTTGGtctgatttttcaaactttggaaaCCAGTGATCAGCAACTACAAATTGGAGTCTTGAACTGTTTGAACGAAAtaatttccaagaaaatgcCTCCTTTAAAGAAATTGGAACTACTTAACTTATTAAACATTACCAACACAATCAATAATCTTAAGTTCGAAGGCCTCTCTGTGGACTTGATGGAGGCTGTCACCAAATTAATCAATACAGTTGGTGAAGAACTGATTCGCATTCTAGATAGCTCTTCGATTGAAGAGTTACAAAACCAACAATTCAAAAATGTTACGTGCGCCAAATTAGTGGAATTATTGCCTCTGGTTTGTGAATTGTTGGGCCATGACTATGACGATGTTTCAGTtaaaattttctcctttaTAGCCAATTaccttttgtttttgaagaagaatatcaCCAATAATGCAGTTGATTTTCAGGTTCTTAGCTCTGACGAAATTTTGGCtactcttttgaagaagattatagagaaaatgaaaatcgacgaagatgatgatggagaCGATGATGAGGCAATGGAAAGCTTCAAGGAGGTCAGaaacaaactgaaaaatttccaagAGTCAATTTTGATGCTCAATGAGACGCTAGCATTAGACATTATTACCAATGTTATCAACCAATCATTGTTTAGTGCAATTGAAGCTTCAAATATAACCGTTGACTGGAGGAACATTGAGTTGGGATTATTTGAACTGAACAGCTATAATGAGCTTTTGAGGAATAATGTCATGAACTTGCCCAAGACGATGATTAATAACTCGCAACCCTACTATGTGTTCAACGAAATGCTATGTAAGGTTATCAatcattctccaaaagtGTTGGTGAACCATCAATTAATTCAGTTATCCTTTTTTGAGCTAATTCTGAAGAATTATAGctttttcatcaacacACATATTCAGGTTGAGAACCAAGACAAGAATGAACTTCTACTGAAGGTCTTGAAGATATTTTTGTCTAATTTTGGTGTGTTTAACGATATTGGTAAAGTGAAATACAGAACCTGGTTTGTTTTTTACAGATTCATTAAATTGACCAATCCACGAGTCCCAGACCCAACATTAGAGGATTTGATTAATACTTTGCTGCCTCTTCTTGACCTACAAAGGTCCCTGAACGAACTAATCAGTCAACCAGCTTGCCAAGGAAATTACGATATTGATCTAAGCTCTCTCCAGGAAGATAGTATCGAACATCGCTTGTACCTTTTCGAAGCTGTTGGTTTACTCATTTCTTTTATTGACGAAACTAACGTTGAGTTTAAGATTAAGATGATTGAATTGGTTTTACAACCgttgttttcaattgtcGAAAGCTGCATTAACAATTGTAGTTCTGCTGATTCGAATAAACTAATTGTTGTACATGCTCATCATGCTCTGATGAGTATTAGTTCAGTTGTTAAGGGATTTGAAACCTCCATTACTTACGAGAAGAatgtcaaagttgaagaggagaaaataATCAGTAATCTACAGCAGATCTCTGAAGTGATTTTGATTACACTGGAGAATTTTATTCATTACCCAATTATTCGTGAGGCATCTCGTGTGACTATTGTTCGATTGTTTCTGATTTTGGTTAAGAAGCCCTCTCTAACTCAGGATACGATTGATGCAATATttagaaagtttttggaagtcATAATGAATCAATTTGACGAATTGCAGACGACTGAAGTAACTGActtttttcatttcattACTCAGGTTGGTCACTATTGCGCAGGTTTTGAGAATATTTATAGCATTCTCAACTCTCTTCTTGCTCCTCTTTACAACAAGGTACTTGAGCGTTTGAAGCTGTTGGAACAAGAGGGCGACAAAGATCCCCATTTAGTGagggaaaagaaagagttAAAGAAGTCACTGgtctctttcttcatttccATATCCAACAACCATTTGACATCGATCCTTGTGACTTATGAGAATAAGTCGCTGTTGAATGATTTGATCAATAGGTTATTGAATTATTCAATGGATCTTTCTGATTCAGCTTTGTGCAAACTAGCCATTGGAGAACTGGGATGTTTAGTCGAAAACATAGGCACTGGAAGGGTGACAGACGCTCAGGATATTGGGATTAAGGCAAACAATGCGTTTGAGAACGTTGACGATCTGTTGATACAGAACACCATTGTTCTAGTATTTGAACTACTGTTTAAGAGCCCTCAGGTTGATACTAAGGATGCTCAATTTCGTTTGATAGTCACCGAGATCACAAGATTGTTAAGAAAACTGGTGGTAATGGGGGTTGAGCAGCCCCctcaaactcaaaaagaTTCTCAAGGGAATAACATTACTCCTCTAAAACCAAATGAGGCTGTTTTGCAAAATTTACAGGGTTTCATGGCTAATAACATGCAATTTCCCATCAACGTGGTAACGGACCTACTTCAGAAGCTTATCTCCCAACAGGAGAGACATTTCAGCAAATATCTGTTGCAATTGGTCATTGATTACCGGGGAACTTga
- a CDS encoding Subunit of heteropentameric Replication factor C (RF-C) — MSTPWVEKYRPKKLDEVSAQSNVIRVLSNQLKSANMPHLLFYGPPGTGKTSTILAMARELFGPQLMKSRVLELNASDERGISIVRDKVKNFARLSVTNPTPEDKENYPCPPYKLIILDEADSMTFDAQSALRRIMENYSHITRFCIICNYITRIIDPITSRCSKFRFSPLNSANSLATLKMISQSEELDIDDDSLTQILDISNGDLRKSINFLQTGHKLFGEDSIENIAGLIPQNLVQSLIETLQSKNLNKIYEFLYMLVLKSYNSATILTSLHSCLLLKNIYLNSEQKIEVSRILYETDSKLSSGSDEFIQMLNLFLQLSKIF; from the coding sequence ATGTCCACTCCCTGGGTCGAAAAATACCGACCCAAAAAGCTGGATGAGGTCTCTGCTCAGTCCAACGTCATCAGAGTCCTGTCTAATCAACTCAAATCTGCGAATATGCCTCATTTACTCTTCTATGGACCACCAGGAACGGGTAAAACGTCCACAATTTTGGCCATGGCACGGGAGCTTTTCGGCCCCcagttgatgaaatcaagGGTACTAGAACTAAACGCATCCGATGAAAGGGGAATATCAATTGTGAGGGACAAGGTCAAGAACTTTGCTAGATTAAGCGTCACAAATCCCACCCCCGAGGATAAAGAGAATTACCCATGTCCCCCATACAAACTGATTATTCTAGATGAAGCAGACTCCATGACTTTTGATGCCCAAAGCGCGCTGCGACGAATAATGGAGAACTATTCACACATTACTAGATTTTGCATTATCTGTAACTATATCACAAGAATTATAGACCCAATAACTTCCAGATGTTCCAAGTTCAGATTTAGTCCTTTGAACAGTGCAAATTCGTTGgcaactttgaaaatgataagTCAATCAGAGGAGCTCGACATCGATGACGATAGTCTAACCCAAATTCTAGACATTTCCAACGGAGATTTAAGGAAATCTATAAACTTTCTTCAGACTGGTCATAAGCTGTTTGGAGAAGATAGCATAGAGAATATTGCAGGTCTGATTCCTCAGAATTTGGTACAATCCCTGATAGAGACtcttcaatcaaaaaatttaAACAAGATCTACGAATTTCTGTACATGCTGGTCTTGAAGAGCTACAATAGTGCAACTATCTTGACCTCATTGCATTCATGTCTTCTCTTAAAGAATATTTATCTCAACTCAGAGCAAAAAATTGAGGTGTCAAGAATTCTATATGAGACTGACTCTAAGCTGTCGAGCGGTTCAGATGAGTTCATACAGATGCTAAATCTTTTCTTACAGCTCTCAAAAATTTTCTAG
- a CDS encoding mitochondrial 54S ribosomal protein YmL27 encodes MSQVKSIRSFHSSAGSLLKRPWKTYKDGTLFYGESKTGNNRVPLGTKQGNKNFYKGTRASGIGRFTKHGSYIIDPARTRTFVVPVTGASASESLRPFVSSNVPEIKQLFQPYKGPTDPLLLLQRARNFVENGKTEKEFTHNYVERV; translated from the coding sequence ATGAGCCAAGTAAAATCGATCAGATCCTTTCATAGTTCTGCTGGGTCTCTTCTGAAAAGACCATGGAAAACTTACAAAGACGGCACTCTTTTTTATGGAGAATCCAAGACTGGTAACAACAGAGTACCTCTAGGAACAAAACAGGGTAACAAAAACTTTTACAAAGGTACTCGTGCTTCAGGTATTGGACGATTCACCAAACATGGCTCTTACATCATTGACCCTGCCCGTACGAGGACTTTTGTCGTTCCTGTGACGGGGGCTTCTGCCAGCGAATCTCTTCGTCCGTTCGTTTCTTCCAATGTACCGGAAATCAAACAACTATTTCAACCATACAAAGGACCAACCGACCCATTGTTATTATTACAACGTGCCCGCAATTTTGTGGAAAACGGAAAGACTGAAAAGGAATTTACTCATAATTATGTTGAAAGGGTTTAG
- a CDS encoding 6-phosphofructo-2-kinase, with protein MSHYTYLGDSGLQISRVIVGCMSFGSKKWNEWVIEDEDKIFEILKHCYDKGIRTFDTADSYSNGESERLLGKFLKVYNIPRESVVIFSKVFFPLGDNEKGFNYTTRAQFPQHELINRQGLSRKHIIDGVRSSVERLGTYIDLLQIHRLDPNVPPKEIMRALNNLVESNQVRYLGASTMKTWQFVNLQNIAEQNGWHKFISMQNYYNLLYREEEREMNDYCKHNGVGLIPWSPNARGILTRPLKTLTTRATTDAAIKMVGLDSLSPESEEIINRVEKLASKKNVSMAVISTAWVLHKGCNPIIGFSKPSRVDEALEALDLELLPEDIQFLEEPYRANNDLFG; from the coding sequence ATGAGTCACTATACTTATCTTGGAGATAGCGGGCTTCAAATTTCCCGTGTTATTGTGGGGTGTATGTCTTTTGGGTCGAAGAAGTGGAATGAATGGGTAATTGAGGACGAGGATaagatttttgaaattctaAAACATTGTTACGATAAGGGCATCAGAACATTTGACACTGCCGATTCCTATTCTAATGGGGAAAGTGAACGTTTATTGGGCAAGTTCTTGAAGGTTTATAATATTCCCAGAGAAAGCGTAGTGATTTTTTCCAAGGTGTTCTTTCCCTTAGGAGATAATGAAAAGGGCTTCAACTATACCACTAGAGCGCAATTCCCCCAACACGAGCTGATCAATCGTCAAGGCTTGTCCAGAAAGCATATCATCGACGGTGTGCGATCATCCGTTGAAAGGTTAGGGACTTATATTGATTTGCTGCAGATTCATAGATTGGATCCAAATGTGCCCCCTAAAGAGATCATGAGAGCCTTGAACAATCTGGTAGAGAGTAACCAAGTTCGATACCTGGGGGCCTCAACTATGAAAACTTGGCAATTTGTCAACTTGCAAAACATAGCAGAACAGAATGGATGGCACAAGTTTATTTCAATGCAGAACTACTACAATCTCCTCTACAGGGAGGAAGAGCGTGAAATGAACGACTACTGCAAACATAATGGTGTTGGTTTGATTCCTTGGTCTCCTAATGCCAGAGGGATATTAACCAGacctttgaaaactctgaCAACCAGAGCAACCACCGATGCAGCAATCAAGATGGTAGGTCTGGACTCTTTATCGCCAGAGAGTGAAGAGATAATCAACAGAGTAGAGAAACTAGCATCGAAGAAAAACGTCTCCATGGCTGTTATCTCTACCGCTTGGGTTCTTCATAAAGGTTGCAATCCAATTATTGGATTTTCCAAACCTTCGAGAGTCGATGAAGCGTTGGAGGCTCTGGACTTGGAACTGCTGCCAGAAGACATCCAATTCCTGGAAGAGCCTTATCGGGCAAACAATGATCTGTTTGGGTGA